The following coding sequences lie in one Hoplias malabaricus isolate fHopMal1 chromosome 14, fHopMal1.hap1, whole genome shotgun sequence genomic window:
- the sncaip gene encoding synphilin-1 produces MDAPEYLDLDEIDFSDDLAYSSKSIPELCRRNDAQSEERQAPGVNWGRSASSHSGSGIKPTGIADVYSKFRPVKRVSPLKHQPEVLDTETDSKGPGENVQSNKEESSSKGLQTTVTPCDVQGLKCKGLGNGALFGELEHYDLDMDEILDVPYIKSNQQMATLPRVASDKRTSGSNASDRCLGIKASSLTHSESLASGTQYCVLSPVNWPDMRKSKSMDPDYLRAQTVGYDHSPSSLHCSITEVDKLLSSRTYPETPTHKAGTDTPGTQPLFPIQGSTAGRIDSSKSWSTPRAFGECDEETKKSQNIINIVREGQISLLPHFATENLELVRDEDGNNLLHISAAQGHADCLQHLTSLMGEDCLNERNNQQLTPAGLGVRNGHLECVRWMVSETEAIAELSCTRDHPSLIHYAARYGQERILLWLLQFMQEQAISLDEVDQNGNSAVHVAAQYGHLGCLQTLVEYGSNVTIQNQQGERPSQCAERQGHTTCSRYLVVVETCMSLASQVVKLTKQLHEQTTARIAIQNQLQLLFQSQDPNGRPRSPSSLIAPSESWPEMTLTAEGTPGDGHWVLRQRNVESDAVLRKLLGKDIAERVGSKEKLSLEFQEGAVDGASGTTDSGTGPGTGPLRRLGVIERRELKLARLKQIMQRSLSESDTDSYPPDETKQATGTSKPERPTQLPIAESEEPVSGMQLLTKKHTSATERKFSFALRTSKSMDGYNPSPTDHSEIDHETKNDLSGDLADFSNGQKATTSPKSALKSPSSRRKTSQNLKLRVTFDEAPVVHKDAQAGEVVKGASGKEKSSESGKRPFGTFRSIMETLSGNQNSNNNNTQAMSPGKHPVCSSAQGQSGKKTDAKASPGGLSKCKNKASAV; encoded by the exons ATGGATGCTCCTGAGTATTTGGACCTAGACGAGATTGATTTCAGTGATGATTTAGCT tACTCATCAAAAAGCATTCCAGAACTTTGCCGTAGGAATGATGCACAATCTGAGGAGAGACAAG CTCCAGGTGTCAATTGGGGTCGAAGTGCCTCATCACACAGTGGTAGCGGGATCAAACCCACTGGAATTGCTGATGTGTACAGCAAATTCAGGCCTGTTAAAAGGGTTTCACCACTTAAACATCAACCCGAAGTTTTAGACACTGAAACTGACAGTAAGGGTCCAGGGGAAAATGTACAAAGTAACAAGGAAGAATCTTCCTCTAAAGGACTTCAAACAACTGTGACTCCATGTGATGTTCAGGGGCTAAAGTGTAAAGGCCTTGGAAATGGAGCACTTTTTGGGGAGCTGGAGCACTATGACTTGGACATGGATGAGATACTGGATGTGCCTTATATTAAATCCAACCAGCAAATGGCAACCCTTCCCAGAGTGGCTTCTGATAAGCGGACCTCAGGGAGTAATGCCAGTGATAGGTGTCTCGGCATCAAGGCATCATCCCTCACTCATTCTGAAAGCCTGGCCAGTGGAACGCAGTACTGTGTACTCTCGCCTGTTAACTGGCCGGACATGAGAAAGTCGAAGTCCATGGATCCAGACTATCTCAGGGCACAAACGGTTGGATACGACCACTCCCCAAGTTCGCTGCACTGCTCGATAACCGAAGTGGATAAACTCCTGTCAAGCAGAACATATCCAGAAACACCAACCCATAAGGCTGGAACTGACACTCCAGGCACCCAGCCCTTGTTCCCAATTCAGGGAAGTACAGCAGGAAGGATAGACAGCAGCAAGTCTTGGAGCACCCCAAGAGCATTTGGAGAATGTGATGAAGAAACCAAGAAGTCTCAGAATATAATCAACATTGTCCGAGAAGGGCAGATTTCACTGTTG CCTCACTTTGCGACAGAGAATCTGGAGCTGGTTAGAGATGAGGATGGGAACAACCTTCTTCATATCTCTGCTGCACAAGGCCATGCAGACTGCCTGCAACACCTCACTTCCCTCATGGGGGAAGACTGTCTCAATGAACGGAACAACCAGCAGTTAACACCTGCTGGTCTGGGTGTCAGG AATGGACATTTGGAGTGTGTGCGATGGATGGTGAGTGAAACGGAGGCCATTGCAGAGCTTAGCTGCACACGGGATCACCCCAGTTTAATCCACTATGCAGCACGATATGGTCAG gaaaGAATTTTGCTGTGGCTACTACAGTTCATGCAGGAACAAGCCATCTCCCTGGATGAAGTAGACCAAAATGGCAATAGTGCAGTGCATGTTGCTGCTCAATATGGTCATCTCGGATGCCTTCAG ACATTGGTGGAGTATGGCTCAAATGTCACCATTCAAAACCAGCAGGGTGAGAGGCCATCCCAGTGTGCTGAGAGACAAGGCCATACCACATGCTCACGTTacctggtggtggtggagacATGCATGTCTCTAGCCTCACAAGTTGTTAAGCTCACCAAACAGCTCCATGA acAAACTACAGCAAGAATTGCTATCCAAAATCAGCTTCAGCTTCTTTTCCAGTCCCAGGACCCTAATGGAAGACCACGATCACCCAG TTCGCTTATTGCTCCATCTGAGTCTTGGCCTGAAATGACCCTGACTGCAGAGGGTACGCCTGGCGATGGGCACTGGGTGCTGAGGCAGAGGAATGTGGAATCGGATGCAGTCCTGCGCAAGCTTCTGGGAAAGGACATTGCTGAGAGAGTGGGCTCCAAAGAGAAGCTCAGTCTGGAGTTCCAGGAGGGGGCAGTAGATGGCGCCAGCGGCACAACAGATTCAGGGACAGGGCCTGGCACCGGGCCACTGAGGAGACTGGGTGTGATCGAGAGGCGGGAGCTGAAACTGGCCCGTCTCAAACAAATCATGCAGCGTTCCCTGAGCGAATCAGACACAGATTCCTACCCTCCAGATGAGACCAAGCAGGCCACAGGCACTTCCAAGCCTGAGAGGCCCACCCAGCTTCCAATAGCAGAAAGTGAGGAACCTGTATCTGGGATGCAGTTACTGACGAAGAAGCATACCTCAGCCACGGAGCGAAAGTTCTCGTTTGCGCTCAGGACTTCCAAATCCATGGATGGGTACAATCCCTCCCCAACAGACCACAGTGAAATTGATCATGAAACAAAAAACGACTTGTCGGGGGACTTAGCTGATTTCAGCAATGGGCAAAAAGCCACAACAAGCCCAAAGAGCGCTCTTAAATCCCCATCCTCTCGCAGGAAAACCTCACAGAACCTTAAACTCAGGGTGACTTTTGATGAAGCGCCAGTTGTTCACAAGGATGcccaagcaggggaggtggtcAAAGGAGCATCTGGTAAAGAAAAATCTTCAGAATCAGGGAAAAGACCCTTCGGAACCTTTCGCTCCATCATGGAGACACTGAGCGGGAATCAgaacagcaacaacaataaCACTCAAGCCATGTCTCCTGGCAAACACCCTGTTTGTAGTTCAGCACAAGGTCAGTCTGGGAAAAAAACAGATGCTAAGGCCAGTCCAGGGGGTCTGTCCAAATGCAAAAACAAGGCGAGCGCTGTTTAA